The following proteins are co-located in the Poecile atricapillus isolate bPoeAtr1 chromosome 2, bPoeAtr1.hap1, whole genome shotgun sequence genome:
- the ACBD7 gene encoding acyl-CoA-binding domain-containing protein 7 translates to MTLQADFDGAAEDVKKLKTRPTDEELKELYGFYKQATVGDINIECPGMLDLKGKAKWEAWNLKKGLSKEDAMNAYISKARAMVEKYGI, encoded by the exons GCTGACTTTGATGGTGCTGCAGaagatgtaaaaaaattaaaaacaagaccAACTGATGAAGAACTGAAGGAACTCTATGGATTCTACAAACAGGCTACTGTTGGAGATATTAATATTG AATGTCCAGGAATGCTAGATTTGAAAGGCAAAGCCAAATGGGAGGCATGGAACCTGAAAAAAG GTTTGTCAAAGGAGGATGCCATGAATGCCTATATCTCTAAAGCAAGAGCAATGGTAGAAAAATATGGGATCTAG
- the OLAH gene encoding S-acyl fatty acid synthase thioesterase, medium chain, with the protein MERLVSCVQRRPDALCRLICFPWSGGGTSQLAQWGKLFNDSIEVLCIRLPGRQSHLEKPFAKDMASIVTEVTSALLKELKEKPFAFFGHSFGTYTSFAVALHLKEKYGLEPVHLFMSAAHAPNSAVHLALKSMVIPEGNDEVLACMAILGGNYDLPQDEDTRKNMALNFREDMRIFQTFSFEKAEMIPFSCDITYFSGSDDKVYDAQGWRELTSGDTAFYELPGDHFYLLKPSNESFLIKHITRCIENAGL; encoded by the exons ATGGAAAGGCTGGTTTCTTGTGTACAAAGAAGGCCAGACGCTCTTTGTAGACTGATTTGCTTTCCGTGGTCTGGAGGTGGAACTTCCCAACTTGCTCAATGGGGCAAACTCTTCAATGACTCAATTGAAG TGCTCTGTATAAGGCTTCCTGGAAGACAGTCTCATCTTGAGAAGCCTTTTGCAAAAGACATGGCAAGCATAGTTACTGAAGTTACAAGTGCTTTGTTAAAAGAATTGAAAGAAAaaccatttgcattttttggTCACAG TTTTGGAACTTACACAAGTTTTGCTGTTGCActtcatttgaaagaaaagtaCGGATTGGAGCCAGTCCATCTTTTCATGTCAGCAGCACATGCCCCAAAT TCTGCAGTACATCTTGCCCTCAAAAGCATGGTCATACCTGAAGGAAATGATGAAGTTCTTGCATGTATGGCGATTCTAGGAGGAAATTATGACCTTCCACAGGATGAGGACACAAGGAAGAATATGGCGCTTAATTTCAGAGAAGACATGAgaatttttcagacattttc ATTTGAGAAGGCAGAAATGATCCCCTTCTCCTGTGATATTACCTACTTTTCTGGATCTGATGATAAAGTATATGATGCACAAG GTTGGCGAGAGCTAACAAGTGGAGATACTGCCTTTTATGAGCTTCCTGGAGATCACTTTTATCTGCTGAAACCATCTAATGAAAGTTTCTTGATAAAACACATCACAAGATGCATAGAAAATGCTGGTTTATGA